The Candidatus Methylomirabilota bacterium sequence GATCTCGCGCTCGCCCATCTGGGCAGTCGCCCCGTGTTCAACGCGGTCGGGCTGCTCCTCCCCCTGAACCTGGCGGTCATCGTCTGGCTCCGCGAGGCGGCGATCGTCACAGCCCAGGGTGGCTTGCGGCTGGCTGCGATCCTGGCCCAGGGCGGCATCGTGGCGACCCTGAGGCATCCCGAGCTGGCCACTCTCGCCCGGTCGCTCGAAGAGCCGCTGGTGCCGGTAGACCTGGCCCGCTGGACCGCGCTGCCGCACATCGTGCTCGTGGCGTTCCTCGTCGGCCTGGGCGGGGTCCTGGTGAGGCTCGGGCTGTCCCGTCGCTCGTTCCCGGCCGCCGTCGCCTGGGCGCTCATCGCCTCGTTCCTCGCCCTGGAGGGCGCCGGGGCCGGGCGACCCGCCAACATCTACTTCGTCATCGCCGGGCTGCTCCTCGTCGTCGGCACGTCGATCGACCGGTCGTTCTTCACCTTCGTCGACGACGCCACGGGTCTTCCCGGACGGCTGGCCCTCAACGAAACGCTCCGGCGGCTGCGCCGGCGCTCCCTGCTGCCCGGACGGTACGCGCTGGCCTGCGTGGAGATCGACGAGTTCAGGAACTTTCGCGCCGAGCACGGCCCCGATGCGGCTCGCCGCGTGCTACGGCGCATCGCCGACGCGCTCAGGCGTGTGGGGGGCGGGGGGCGTGTCTTCTACTGTGAGGGCAGCACGTTCGCCATCGTCTTCCGGCGCACGTCAGCCAAAGCGGCTGCCCGTCACCTCGAGGTCGTCCGGGGCGCCATCGAGGTCGCGACCATCGACGTGCGGGTGCCGGAGCGCCCGCGCCCGGGCACGCGCCCCGCGCGCGCCGGCGCCGTCGACTGGACGGTGGCGGTGACGATCAGCGGCGGCGTCGCCCAGCCTCAGACGCGCCGCGACGATCCCCACGAGGTCCTGCGCGCCGCCGGTCGTGCGCTGGACCGCAGCAAGCAGGCCGGCCTGAACCGCATCCTGGTGGCCACTTCGGAGCCTGTCCCCGCAAGCGTCGGCGAGCCCCGCCCTCAGGGCCAGACCTGGACGTAAGCCGCGCGCTGCCGACCCCCTTGAACGGGACGGTCAGCAGCCGTCAAGGAAGCGCGGGCATGCGGAAGTCGCGAATCTGCTTGTCAGGCGCGTCCAGGCAGCGCTGACCGCACGCCTGGTGGCGGGGCCAGAAGGTGCACTCGGTCACTCGCCGGAGCGAGCGGCACCCGAGCGCCTCGGCCAGACCGGCGCGCCGGATCAGCACGCCGGCGCTCAGGCCGAGCTGCGGACACCGCACGAGCTTGTGACGCCGGAAATGCTGGCGGGCAGCGAGACCCACGGGAACCATGACATAACACACGGCCAGGAGCAGGAGACTCGCCAGGACCAGCGCGCTGTTCATGTGTCCTCCCTCGAGGAGACGATGAGGCCCGGGGCGGGAGCCATCCGCCGGCCGGGCCTCTCAGCGCAGGGCGTTGGGCCCTGCGCGTCCCGGCGTCCGCCGGGACCCTAGGTCTGCAGCAGCGTGTTCGCGGCGACCTCCGGCATCACGCGGGGCCGCCGCCTGCCCTATCGGGTGGAGTCATTCTCACCTCCCGTCTCATGCCTTCGACTTTCGCCATCAGTGAACCGCGGTCGCGATGCGGGCACAATAAGCCTGGCGGATCAATTCTCTGGGCCTGGAGGAACATCCATGATGCTTCGGCGCTTCATCCTCGTCGCGCTGGTGGGGGCGGTCGTCGCGGTGCCGCTGGCGACACCGGAGGCCCAGCCGGTCGATCGACGGCAGCGGATCGTGGTGCCGCCGGCCGCGCGGGAGCGCG is a genomic window containing:
- a CDS encoding diguanylate cyclase — its product is MTQAVSLVVPALLFSIAAGLAISGTLPDWLAEAVEVAPLAVFGGAASVGILLRRGRLVLGIVTLVLADLALAHLGSRPVFNAVGLLLPLNLAVIVWLREAAIVTAQGGLRLAAILAQGGIVATLRHPELATLARSLEEPLVPVDLARWTALPHIVLVAFLVGLGGVLVRLGLSRRSFPAAVAWALIASFLALEGAGAGRPANIYFVIAGLLLVVGTSIDRSFFTFVDDATGLPGRLALNETLRRLRRRSLLPGRYALACVEIDEFRNFRAEHGPDAARRVLRRIADALRRVGGGGRVFYCEGSTFAIVFRRTSAKAAARHLEVVRGAIEVATIDVRVPERPRPGTRPARAGAVDWTVAVTISGGVAQPQTRRDDPHEVLRAAGRALDRSKQAGLNRILVATSEPVPASVGEPRPQGQTWT